A region of Diadema setosum chromosome 15, eeDiaSeto1, whole genome shotgun sequence DNA encodes the following proteins:
- the LOC140238754 gene encoding large ribosomal subunit protein eL22 has translation MPGKTAQKGGRPSGAKGKKKKQTLKFTIDCAMPVEDGIMDASNFEQFLQERIKVNGKTKNFGNNLIIERKKSKVTVQSEIAFSKRYLKYLTKKYLKKNNLRDWLRVVAANKESYELRYFQINQDDEEEEDDS, from the exons ATGCCTGGA AAAACGGCTCAGAAGGGTGGCCGCCCCTCCGGGGCCAAgggcaagaagaagaagcagacaCTGAAGTTCACCATCGACTGTGCCATGCCTGTCGAAGATGGTATCATGGATGCTTCAAACTTC GAACAGTTCCTGCAGGAACGCATCAAGGTCAACGGCAAGACCAAGAACTTTGGCAACAACCTGATCATCGAGCGCAAGAAGAGCAAAGTCACTGTCCAATCAGAGATTGCCTTCTCAAAGAG GTACCTGAAGTACCTGACCAAGAAGTACCTGAAGAAGAACAACCTTCGTGATTGGCTGCGCGTCGTGGCTGCCAACAAGGAGTCCTACGAGCTGCGCTACTTCCAGATCAACCAGGAcgatgaggaagaagaagacgacTCGTAG